In one Niallia taxi genomic region, the following are encoded:
- a CDS encoding proline--tRNA ligase, whose translation MKQSKMLIPTLREVPADAEIKSHQLLLRAGYIRQNASGIYSYLPLANKVLKKIEHIIREEMDNSGSVELLMPALQQAELWQESGRWYSYGPELMRLNDRNDREFALGATHEEVITSLIRDEIKSYKRLPLSLYQIQTKFRDEKRPRFGILRGREFIMKDAYSFHSSHESLGEVYDAIFQAYCNIFERCGLNFRAVIADSGAMGGKDTHEFMALSEVGEDTIAYSTESSYAANIEMAPVITSYEKEDKPHGVLEKVKTENVKTIEQVASFLNVAENKCIKSLLFKVDEGHVLVLVRGDHEVNDIKLKNLLEATNVELADAAETKTILGCSVGSLGPIGVKDVQVIADSAVQYIVNGVCGANDEDYHYINVNPDRDFAVSQYADLRFIQEGDVSPDGKGSIVFAKGIEVGHVFKLGTRYSEAMGASYLDENGRSQSVIMGCYGIGVSRTMAAVVEQFNDEKGIVWPKAIAPFDLHLITVNVKDETQTELTNKLYKSLKDNRYDVLVDDRAERAGVKFADSDLIGLPIRITVGKKAAEGIVELKERSNGEVHEVHVDELLETISKLLAN comes from the coding sequence ATGAAACAAAGTAAAATGTTAATCCCGACCTTAAGGGAAGTTCCAGCAGATGCAGAAATCAAAAGCCATCAGCTACTTTTGCGCGCAGGTTATATTAGACAAAACGCGAGCGGAATTTACTCCTATCTTCCATTGGCTAATAAAGTACTTAAAAAAATAGAGCATATTATCCGTGAGGAAATGGACAACTCTGGCTCTGTAGAACTTCTAATGCCTGCTTTGCAACAAGCGGAGCTATGGCAGGAGTCTGGCAGATGGTATTCATACGGACCAGAATTAATGCGTTTGAATGACCGTAATGATCGGGAGTTTGCGCTTGGTGCAACACATGAGGAAGTAATCACTAGCCTAATTAGAGATGAAATTAAGTCCTACAAACGTTTGCCACTATCTCTTTATCAAATTCAAACAAAGTTCAGAGATGAAAAACGCCCTAGATTTGGGATTTTACGCGGACGTGAGTTCATCATGAAGGATGCTTACTCTTTCCATAGCTCTCATGAAAGCTTAGGTGAAGTATATGATGCTATCTTCCAAGCATATTGCAATATTTTTGAAAGATGCGGTTTGAATTTCCGTGCAGTTATCGCTGACAGCGGAGCGATGGGTGGTAAAGATACGCATGAATTCATGGCTCTTTCTGAAGTTGGAGAAGATACAATCGCTTATTCTACGGAATCTAGTTATGCGGCTAATATTGAAATGGCGCCAGTTATCACTTCCTATGAGAAAGAGGACAAGCCTCATGGTGTGTTAGAAAAAGTGAAGACTGAAAATGTTAAAACGATTGAACAAGTTGCATCATTCTTGAATGTTGCTGAAAATAAATGCATCAAGTCATTGCTGTTCAAAGTAGATGAAGGCCATGTTCTTGTGTTAGTTCGCGGCGATCATGAAGTGAACGATATTAAGCTGAAAAACCTGCTTGAAGCAACAAATGTTGAGCTAGCTGATGCAGCGGAAACAAAAACAATCCTAGGATGCAGTGTCGGTTCATTAGGCCCAATCGGTGTCAAAGATGTGCAAGTAATTGCTGATAGTGCAGTCCAATATATTGTTAATGGTGTTTGCGGAGCAAATGATGAAGACTATCATTATATTAATGTTAACCCAGACAGAGACTTTGCTGTTAGCCAATATGCAGATTTGCGTTTCATCCAAGAAGGAGATGTTTCTCCAGATGGCAAAGGTTCCATCGTATTTGCAAAAGGTATCGAGGTTGGTCATGTCTTTAAGCTAGGTACACGCTATAGTGAAGCAATGGGTGCTAGCTACCTTGATGAAAATGGTCGTTCACAGTCTGTTATTATGGGCTGCTACGGAATTGGTGTTTCGAGAACAATGGCAGCAGTTGTAGAGCAATTTAATGATGAAAAAGGTATCGTTTGGCCAAAAGCAATTGCACCATTTGATTTGCATTTGATCACAGTTAACGTTAAGGATGAGACTCAAACAGAGTTGACAAACAAGCTATATAAAAGCTTGAAGGACAACAGATATGATGTGCTTGTTGATGACCGTGCAGAAAGAGCAGGAGTTAAGTTTGCTGATTCTGATTTAATCGGTTTACCAATTCGCATAACTGTTGGTAAAAAAGCGGCAGAAGGTATTGTTGAGTTAAAAGAAAGAAGCAACGGTGAAGTACATGAAGTTCATGTAGATGAACTGCTAGAAACTATTTCTAAGCTTCTTGCTAACTAA
- the rseP gene encoding RIP metalloprotease RseP, with product MYTVVAFIIIFGALVFFHELGHFVFAKRAGILCREFAIGFGPKVFSQKRGETTYTIRLLPLGGFVRMAGEDAEMIEIKAGHRIGLLFGKDGKVEKLILNNKEKYPDARIINVEAADLDHELVVKGYAEDDINEELQVFQINREAVIIENGIETQIAPYDRQFNSKTLWQRTIAIFAGPMMNFVLAFVVFVIIALTQGMPSNEPQLGKLTDDGVAISAGLKEGDTVLSIDGQSVSTWNDVVSIIQKSPGEELEFLLVRDGKEMTVDVTPKETEVEDGEKIGLVGVYSPMEKSPLKAFQYGVTETYTWTKTIIGAVGKLVTGQFSIDALSGPVGIYKSTDTVAQSGIYSLMRWAAILSINLGIMNLLPLPALDGGRLIFFAIEAIRGKPIDRHKEGIVHFIGFALLMLLMIVVTWNDIQRFFLK from the coding sequence TTGTATACAGTAGTTGCTTTTATTATCATTTTCGGTGCGTTAGTGTTTTTTCATGAATTAGGGCACTTCGTGTTTGCAAAAAGGGCTGGCATTCTCTGTCGGGAATTTGCAATAGGATTCGGTCCGAAAGTCTTTTCTCAGAAAAGAGGAGAAACCACGTATACTATTCGTCTTCTTCCATTAGGCGGATTTGTACGCATGGCGGGAGAAGACGCTGAAATGATTGAAATTAAAGCAGGACATCGGATTGGACTGCTTTTTGGCAAAGATGGAAAAGTTGAAAAGCTTATTCTCAACAATAAAGAAAAGTATCCAGATGCTAGAATAATTAATGTAGAAGCTGCAGATCTAGATCATGAATTAGTAGTGAAAGGATATGCAGAAGACGACATTAATGAAGAACTGCAAGTGTTTCAGATAAACAGAGAAGCGGTTATTATCGAAAATGGTATTGAAACACAAATCGCTCCATACGATCGTCAGTTTAATAGCAAAACGTTATGGCAGCGTACGATAGCAATATTCGCTGGACCAATGATGAACTTTGTTCTAGCATTCGTCGTGTTTGTCATCATTGCACTAACACAAGGCATGCCATCTAATGAACCACAGCTAGGGAAATTAACGGATGATGGTGTAGCAATAAGTGCTGGCTTAAAAGAAGGTGATACTGTTCTAAGTATTGATGGTCAATCGGTTTCTACTTGGAATGATGTAGTGTCAATCATCCAAAAAAGCCCGGGTGAAGAGCTAGAATTTCTACTAGTCCGTGATGGGAAAGAAATGACTGTTGATGTAACTCCTAAAGAAACAGAAGTGGAAGACGGAGAAAAGATTGGACTTGTTGGTGTATACAGCCCAATGGAAAAATCGCCGTTAAAAGCATTCCAGTATGGTGTTACTGAAACTTATACTTGGACAAAGACCATTATCGGTGCAGTTGGAAAACTGGTAACAGGGCAATTTTCTATAGATGCATTGAGTGGACCTGTCGGCATTTATAAATCAACGGACACAGTTGCGCAATCAGGCATTTATTCGCTGATGAGATGGGCTGCTATACTTAGTATTAACCTTGGAATTATGAACTTATTGCCACTGCCGGCTCTTGACGGCGGAAGATTGATCTTCTTTGCGATTGAGGCAATTAGAGGGAAGCCAATCGATAGGCATAAGGAAGGAATTGTCCACTTTATTGGCTTTGCATTGCTGATGCTGTTGATGATTGTTGTTACTTGGAACGATATTCAACGTTTCTTTCTTAAATAA